Proteins encoded together in one bacterium window:
- the uppS gene encoding di-trans,poly-cis-decaprenylcistransferase: protein MQIKLLKIIFSVAVILSISSNAIFSTISTSEKKLNHIAFIADGNRRWAKAQGLSPLEGHRIGFLETAPLILKKSWETGIHTATLWGFSTGNWNRSKEEIDNLMITFEQLINKMLPIAKEMGVKIVHLGRKNKIPQTLLDTINKAEQETSTFSDHIFNFGIDYSGRDDLCRAFKKIAATRIDMKTISEKTITDHIDTAHQPYQNPDLIIRTSGELRLSGFMTWESTYSELYFPQEYFPALNEELLNKAIEIFYTRTRTFSK, encoded by the coding sequence ATGCAGATAAAACTATTGAAAATTATTTTTAGTGTGGCGGTTATTCTAAGCATTTCTAGTAACGCAATATTTTCAACCATTTCAACTTCTGAAAAAAAATTAAATCATATTGCTTTTATAGCTGACGGAAACAGACGCTGGGCAAAGGCTCAAGGTCTATCACCACTTGAAGGTCATAGAATTGGCTTTCTTGAAACCGCTCCTTTGATCCTAAAAAAATCATGGGAAACGGGCATACACACGGCAACTCTATGGGGCTTTTCTACGGGCAACTGGAATAGAAGTAAAGAAGAAATAGATAATCTCATGATTACCTTTGAGCAACTTATTAATAAAATGCTCCCAATTGCTAAGGAAATGGGTGTTAAAATAGTTCATCTTGGAAGAAAAAATAAAATACCTCAAACCTTACTAGATACTATCAATAAAGCAGAACAAGAAACTTCTACTTTCTCAGATCACATTTTTAATTTTGGTATCGATTACAGCGGTAGAGATGATCTCTGTAGAGCATTCAAAAAAATAGCTGCTACAAGAATAGACATGAAAACTATCAGCGAAAAAACTATTACAGACCACATCGATACAGCGCATCAACCATATCAAAATCCTGACTTAATAATCAGAACATCCGGCGAACTGCGCCTGTCAGGCTTTATGACTTGGGAGTCAACATACAGCGAGCTTTACTTTCCTCAAGAATATTTTCCAGCACTTAATGAGGAATTGCTCAATAAAGCCATAGAAATTTTTTACACAAGGACAAGAACTTTTAGCAAATAA
- a CDS encoding class I SAM-dependent methyltransferase: MKRSIVFSSLATTGLALVLFLSHGKKVVVSNHQATHEQTIFGRFLNSQPNTAIALTHPHEWPASMYKDAVLYSLRHNDSQVLDKHYLVPFFLMADKEHVKARQLLQNGTTDADLAELCGTNPEANDVFAMLNSNNRGKNFFTDLADYLEKIDVMPSTTHQYKRKGYISYYAEKKENYSLKSQESWQDKQRNIFKVLQETKPQTVLDLGSNAGWFSELAEHLGARVIATDIDESCLDYLYNKSHDQKLNITTAVLPFEQCNKPEVRERFACDTVLCLALIHHLVFVAGMTLEQIFEVLGKLTKKTLILEFVDLEDSHIQKGINNPNIFNSIQTHKNIIHTLQNYAYKYYNLEHFLQLSKKYFHSVEVINSHPATRSLLILTK; this comes from the coding sequence ATGAAAAGATCGATTGTTTTTTCGTCGTTGGCAACCACCGGTTTAGCTCTGGTACTCTTTCTCTCTCACGGTAAAAAGGTTGTCGTTAGCAACCACCAAGCAACTCACGAACAAACGATCTTCGGTCGCTTCCTCAACTCTCAACCAAATACCGCCATCGCGCTTACCCACCCCCACGAATGGCCTGCAAGCATGTACAAAGACGCAGTTCTTTACAGCCTGCGCCATAACGATTCTCAGGTACTCGACAAACACTACCTCGTTCCCTTCTTTTTGATGGCCGACAAAGAACACGTCAAGGCCCGCCAACTTTTGCAAAACGGCACCACTGATGCCGACCTTGCTGAGTTATGCGGTACCAATCCTGAAGCGAATGATGTGTTTGCCATGCTTAACTCCAATAACCGCGGCAAAAACTTCTTCACTGATTTGGCGGACTATCTGGAAAAAATTGATGTAATGCCATCGACAACGCATCAGTACAAACGCAAGGGCTATATTTCATATTATGCCGAAAAGAAAGAAAATTACTCGCTCAAGAGCCAAGAATCATGGCAAGACAAACAACGTAACATTTTCAAAGTTTTGCAAGAAACAAAGCCTCAAACCGTTTTAGATCTTGGTTCCAATGCCGGCTGGTTTTCTGAACTTGCCGAGCACCTTGGTGCACGCGTTATTGCAACTGATATCGACGAATCCTGCCTCGATTATTTGTATAACAAATCGCATGATCAAAAATTAAACATCACAACGGCAGTGCTACCATTTGAACAATGCAATAAACCTGAAGTACGCGAACGCTTTGCATGTGACACGGTTTTATGCCTTGCACTTATTCATCATTTGGTTTTTGTTGCCGGGATGACGCTTGAACAGATTTTTGAAGTACTTGGGAAATTAACAAAGAAAACTTTGATTTTGGAGTTTGTTGATTTGGAAGATTCACATATACAAAAAGGTATTAATAATCCAAATATTTTTAACTCAATCCAAACTCACAAAAACATTATCCACACCTTACAAAATTATGCTTATAAGTACTATAACCTTGAACATTTTCTTCAACTAAGTAAAAAATATTTTCACTCAGTTGAAGTCATTAATTCTCATCCTGCCACTCGAAGCTTATTGATTCTTACAAAATAG
- the uvrA gene encoding excinuclease ABC subunit UvrA, translating into MNNKGSIKVTGAKEHNLKSVSVEIPKEQLVVISGPSGSGKSSLALDTLYAEGKRRYVESLSSYARQFLGVSKRPEVEKIEGLCPAIAIDQKTVGYNPRSTVGTITEIYDYFRVLFARVGTPHCPECDAVISAESPERITNMLIATYGPGHQQEKAEQPESNVVTIASPIAIEKKGEFQKELVRFFERGYYRFAIDGQEHRFKDVKELAALKLEKHVKHNISVLVDKIEVSEEEKTRLQEAIEKAFALNGGLCSVINDKGKERVYSAHRICVECVRSFPELEPRFFSFNSPIGACENCHGLGFTYEQGYDNNTAQTEEGGEEGGNSYYLSFGYSERPCDWCKGMRLKDEVLAVRINGKNIAQYCTMSIGALLKEMKNFTLTDDMQEIAEPLVREIISRLSFLENVGLSYLTLARTARTLSGGEGQRIRLATQIGSALSGVLYILDEPSIGLHQRDNDRLIATLKLLRDQGNTVVVVEHDMDTIREADYLIDMGPAAGILGGEVTAFGTPAEMALNENSLTGAYLSGRRAIVAPAKRRQPRSFITLKGANANNLKNLNVQIPLGVFVAVSGVSGSGKSSLIMQTLAPALRQYFSLGYSIGRGFDEIEGLENIKNVVMVDQTPIGRTPRSNPATYLGIFDEIRKLFSSLPESNARGYKQGRFSFNVAEGRCFECSGEGIIKVSMHFLEDVIVVCKSCKGKRYNQQTLEIYYKSKNIYDVLNMSVLEAREFFEHFSSIKKRLDFLCEVGLDYIKLGQASTTLSGGEAQRIKLVNELAKRDKNTMYILDEPTTGLHSCDVEKLLLVLNSLVNRGNTVLVIEHNLDVLKCVDYLIDIGPEGGDQGGLIVASGTPEAVCKVKASLTGQYLKKYLK; encoded by the coding sequence ATGAATAATAAAGGATCAATCAAAGTTACCGGCGCCAAAGAACACAATCTTAAATCGGTTTCGGTAGAAATTCCAAAAGAGCAACTGGTCGTTATTTCTGGCCCTTCTGGGTCGGGTAAAAGTTCGTTAGCGCTCGATACGCTGTATGCCGAAGGCAAACGTCGTTATGTCGAATCGTTATCATCATACGCCCGCCAATTTTTGGGCGTGAGTAAACGGCCAGAAGTTGAAAAAATTGAAGGGTTATGCCCCGCCATTGCCATCGATCAAAAGACTGTTGGCTACAACCCGCGTTCTACCGTTGGCACCATTACCGAAATTTATGATTATTTCCGGGTGCTTTTTGCGCGCGTTGGCACGCCGCACTGTCCTGAGTGCGATGCCGTTATTAGTGCCGAATCTCCTGAGCGCATTACCAACATGCTTATCGCGACCTACGGTCCGGGACATCAGCAAGAAAAGGCCGAGCAACCTGAAAGCAATGTGGTAACGATTGCCTCGCCGATTGCTATTGAAAAAAAAGGTGAGTTCCAAAAAGAACTCGTGCGCTTTTTTGAGCGTGGTTACTATCGCTTTGCCATTGACGGGCAGGAACATCGCTTTAAAGATGTTAAAGAATTAGCGGCACTTAAACTTGAAAAACATGTCAAACACAACATTAGTGTTTTGGTTGATAAAATTGAAGTGAGCGAAGAAGAAAAAACTCGTTTGCAAGAAGCAATTGAAAAAGCATTTGCGTTAAATGGCGGCCTGTGCAGTGTGATTAATGACAAAGGCAAAGAGCGCGTTTATTCCGCTCATCGCATTTGCGTTGAGTGCGTGCGTTCATTCCCAGAACTTGAACCGCGTTTCTTTTCGTTCAACTCGCCGATTGGTGCTTGTGAAAATTGTCACGGTCTTGGTTTTACGTACGAACAAGGCTACGACAACAACACCGCGCAAACCGAAGAAGGCGGGGAAGAGGGTGGCAACTCGTACTATTTGAGCTTTGGCTATTCTGAGCGGCCATGCGATTGGTGCAAAGGCATGCGCTTGAAAGATGAAGTGTTGGCGGTGCGGATCAATGGAAAAAACATTGCGCAATACTGCACGATGTCGATTGGCGCTCTGTTAAAAGAAATGAAAAATTTTACGTTAACGGACGACATGCAAGAAATTGCTGAGCCGTTGGTGCGCGAAATTATTAGCCGCTTGAGCTTTTTAGAAAACGTTGGTCTTTCGTATTTAACACTCGCGCGTACTGCACGCACCTTGTCTGGTGGGGAAGGGCAGCGCATTCGTTTGGCAACACAGATTGGTTCAGCACTCAGCGGCGTGCTTTACATTCTTGACGAACCAAGTATCGGCTTGCACCAGCGCGATAACGATCGCTTGATCGCAACCCTCAAATTATTGCGCGATCAGGGAAATACCGTGGTCGTTGTTGAGCACGATATGGACACCATTCGCGAGGCCGATTATTTGATCGACATGGGCCCAGCGGCCGGTATTTTGGGCGGCGAGGTTACCGCGTTTGGCACGCCAGCAGAAATGGCACTGAACGAGAATTCGTTGACGGGTGCGTATTTGTCTGGTCGACGCGCTATTGTGGCACCAGCCAAGCGCCGTCAGCCGCGTAGTTTTATTACGCTCAAAGGTGCTAACGCCAACAATCTTAAAAATTTAAACGTACAAATACCGCTTGGTGTTTTTGTCGCTGTTTCCGGTGTCTCTGGTTCGGGCAAAAGCTCGTTGATTATGCAGACGTTGGCGCCTGCCTTGCGTCAGTATTTCAGCCTCGGTTATTCGATTGGTCGCGGCTTTGATGAAATTGAAGGTCTTGAAAATATTAAAAATGTGGTGATGGTTGATCAAACGCCGATTGGCCGTACGCCTCGCTCAAACCCTGCAACGTATTTGGGTATTTTTGACGAGATTAGAAAATTATTTTCAAGCTTGCCAGAAAGTAACGCGCGTGGTTACAAGCAAGGTCGTTTCAGTTTTAATGTGGCTGAAGGACGTTGTTTTGAATGTAGCGGCGAGGGCATAATAAAAGTTTCTATGCACTTTTTGGAAGACGTGATTGTGGTTTGTAAATCATGCAAAGGCAAGCGGTACAACCAGCAAACGTTAGAAATTTATTATAAAAGCAAGAATATTTACGACGTTTTGAATATGTCAGTTTTGGAAGCGCGTGAATTCTTTGAACATTTTTCTAGCATCAAAAAGCGGCTCGACTTTTTGTGTGAAGTGGGGCTTGACTATATCAAGCTGGGCCAGGCTTCTACCACGCTTTCCGGTGGTGAAGCGCAGCGCATCAAGTTGGTTAACGAGTTGGCCAAGCGCGATAAAAACACGATGTACATTCTTGACGAACCAACGACTGGCTTGCACAGCTGCGACGTTGAAAAGTTATTGCTTGTGCTCAACAGTTTAGTTAATCGTGGCAATACCGTGTTAGTGATTGAGCACAATCTTGACGTGCTTAAATGCGTTGACTACTTGATTGACATTGGGCCTGAAGGTGGCGATCAGGGCGGTTTGATAGTTGCCAGTGGCACGCCTGAAGCGGTTTGCAAAGTTAAGGCCAGCTTGACGGGGCAGTATCTTAAAAAATATTTGAAGTAA
- a CDS encoding nucleotidyltransferase domain-containing protein: MISKDIIEEVKNRLVTTYNPVAIYIFGSYAWGSPSEDSDLDLLIVIDHSDEKSYKRPIPGYDALFGLGISKDIIVATHEEFARRSCDVTTLEYKIKNEGKVIYARA; encoded by the coding sequence ATGATTAGCAAAGACATAATTGAAGAAGTTAAAAACCGGCTGGTAACAACATACAATCCGGTGGCAATATATATTTTTGGCTCGTATGCGTGGGGCAGTCCAAGCGAGGACAGTGACTTGGATTTGTTGATTGTCATTGATCATTCAGATGAAAAATCTTATAAAAGACCAATTCCTGGTTACGACGCTTTATTTGGCTTAGGCATTTCTAAAGATATTATCGTTGCTACTCATGAAGAGTTTGCACGAAGATCGTGTGATGTGACGACGCTTGAGTATAAGATTAAAAATGAGGGAAAGGTTATTTATGCTCGAGCATGA